From one Mycolicibacterium sp. HK-90 genomic stretch:
- the xylB gene encoding xylulokinase, whose translation MSLVAGIDSSTQSCKIVVCDAETGAVLRSASSPHPGGTEIDPQHWWDALQNTVAAVGGLDDVDGVSVGAQQHGMVCIDESGKVVRDALLWNDTRSASSARDLVGELGGAAEWANAVGVVPVAAITAAKLRWLADEEPAHADATAAVCLPHDWLTWRLSGSTDPGELRTDRSDASGTGYFSAADDTYRHDLLELAMRGRSPRLPTVLGPHASAGRTSSGAVLGPGAGDNAAAALGLGAGPGDCIVSLGTSGVVSAVGDAVARDVGGIVAGFADATGRQLPLVCTLNGAPVLAATAAMLQVDFAEFDRLALSAPPGADGLVLVPYLEGERSPNLPQARGALHGITTRNFNSANVARATVEGLLASMAYCIDKIVDHGIPIDRIILVGGGARSDAVRRLAPAIWGRPVDVPSPGEYVALGAARQAAWALSGQDAPPVWDAGDGITYRADATPGVVDRYLAAQPLTLGR comes from the coding sequence GTGAGTCTCGTGGCCGGCATCGACTCTTCGACGCAATCGTGCAAGATCGTCGTCTGCGATGCCGAAACCGGCGCGGTGCTGCGGTCGGCGTCGTCGCCGCATCCCGGTGGTACCGAGATCGATCCCCAGCATTGGTGGGATGCGTTGCAGAACACCGTCGCCGCGGTCGGCGGGCTCGATGATGTCGACGGGGTGTCGGTCGGGGCCCAGCAACATGGCATGGTGTGCATCGACGAGTCGGGCAAAGTCGTACGGGATGCCTTGCTGTGGAACGACACTCGTTCCGCCTCGAGTGCCCGCGACCTGGTGGGCGAATTGGGTGGGGCCGCCGAATGGGCCAACGCCGTCGGGGTGGTGCCGGTCGCCGCGATCACTGCCGCCAAATTGCGGTGGCTGGCCGACGAGGAGCCGGCCCATGCCGACGCAACCGCCGCGGTCTGCCTGCCGCACGACTGGCTGACCTGGCGGTTGTCCGGGTCGACGGATCCCGGCGAGTTGCGGACCGACCGCAGTGATGCCAGCGGCACCGGCTACTTTTCCGCGGCCGACGACACCTACCGCCACGATCTTCTCGAGCTGGCGATGCGCGGTAGGTCACCGCGGCTCCCGACGGTGCTGGGGCCTCACGCATCCGCCGGCCGAACCTCCAGCGGGGCAGTGCTCGGGCCCGGTGCCGGGGACAACGCGGCGGCCGCTCTCGGCCTCGGGGCCGGTCCGGGCGATTGCATTGTCTCGCTCGGGACCTCCGGTGTCGTCAGTGCCGTGGGTGACGCGGTGGCCCGTGACGTCGGGGGGATCGTCGCCGGCTTCGCCGACGCCACCGGGCGCCAGTTGCCGCTGGTCTGCACGCTCAACGGCGCCCCCGTCCTGGCGGCGACCGCCGCCATGCTGCAGGTTGATTTCGCCGAGTTCGACCGTTTGGCGCTGTCGGCGCCGCCGGGCGCCGACGGGCTGGTGCTGGTGCCGTACCTCGAAGGCGAGCGTTCCCCGAACCTGCCGCAGGCTCGTGGTGCACTGCACGGCATCACGACCCGGAACTTCAACTCGGCCAACGTGGCCCGCGCAACGGTCGAGGGCCTGCTGGCATCGATGGCCTACTGCATCGACAAGATCGTCGATCACGGCATACCGATCGACCGCATCATCCTGGTCGGTGGCGGCGCCCGTTCGGACGCGGTGCGCAGACTGGCCCCGGCGATCTGGGGCCGGCCGGTCGACGTCCCGTCACCCGGAGAGTATGTGGCGCTGGGTGCGGCCCGTCAGGCGGCATGGGCGCTGAGCGGACAGGACGCTCCGCCGGTGTGGGATGCCGGTGACGGCATCACGTATCGCGCCGACGCCACGCCGGGGGTGGTCGACCGGTACCTGGCCGCGCAACCGCTGACCCTCGGGCGATGA
- a CDS encoding MBL fold metallo-hydrolase gives MNYDWEPLGPGVWRTRLPFLDVTVGLVGGSSCAMLIDSGTTSTEARGIEADVATLTGHRVEHIALTHNHFDHILGASWFRGAEICCAPEVAVTLSSGRARLRADAIRHGADAAEVDRAIAAMSVPAHPVSCGDIDLGGRTLAIRHPGRGHTTHDLIVTVPTEPTVVFCGDLVEQSGDPVIDADSDLESWPATLEAVLAAGGDDAVFVPGHGAVVDAAFVRRQQRWLRARHSS, from the coding sequence ATGAACTACGACTGGGAACCGCTGGGGCCCGGCGTGTGGCGCACCCGATTGCCGTTTCTGGACGTGACGGTCGGACTGGTAGGCGGCAGTTCGTGCGCGATGCTGATCGATTCCGGCACCACGTCGACCGAGGCTCGGGGCATCGAGGCCGACGTCGCCACTCTGACCGGACATCGCGTCGAACACATCGCCCTCACGCACAACCACTTTGACCACATCCTCGGAGCCTCGTGGTTCCGCGGCGCCGAAATATGTTGTGCCCCTGAGGTTGCCGTGACCCTGTCGTCGGGCCGCGCGCGTCTGCGCGCCGACGCGATCCGCCACGGCGCAGACGCCGCCGAGGTCGACCGAGCGATCGCCGCGATGTCGGTGCCTGCGCATCCGGTGTCGTGCGGCGACATCGATCTCGGCGGCAGGACTCTCGCGATCCGACACCCGGGTCGCGGACACACCACCCACGATCTGATCGTGACGGTGCCGACGGAGCCCACCGTCGTGTTCTGCGGTGATCTCGTCGAGCAGTCCGGTGATCCGGTGATCGACGCCGATTCGGATCTGGAGTCCTGGCCGGCCACGTTGGAGGCGGTCTTGGCCGCAGGCGGCGACGACGCGGTATTCGTCCCGGGGCATGGCGCCGTGGTGGACGCCGCGTTCGTCCGGCGTCAGCAGCGGTGGCTGAGAGCTCGCCACAGTTCGTGA